The genomic stretch GCGACACAAGGAGATTTTTCATTGGTCAATGATCTGTTACACATCGCGCAACATCCATTTGATGAGCATGAAGGGTTTGAGCGTTATAAGAAACCAACGCCTATAGAGTTTGCTAATTTACAGCTGAGTTGCTCATCATAACTCAAAAAGGATAAAGATTACTCTTTATCCCAAGAAATTCGACCTGCACCCATGAACATGATGACAATAGCAGTACCTAAATAGAACATTTGAAGTTCTATGGCCCACGCACCTGTTTGTGTCAATGTTAGAAGATCATTGGCATGCACTAAATAAATAGCAAACAGCATGGTAACAGCAACGATAAAGGCAGCAAAACGTGTTTTTAATCCTAAGATTAACAAAATTGGAGCAATGATTTCTCCGACATATACTCCATACGCTAAAAACTCTGGTAGACCGGCTTGGGTAATTCTTCCCATAATAAAAGCAATA from Candidatus Marinarcus aquaticus encodes the following:
- a CDS encoding DoxX family protein; translated protein: MTTNSDIGKLLLRILLGALMLFHGIAKVNHGIAFIMGRITQAGLPEFLAYGVYVGEIIAPILLILGLKTRFAAFIVAVTMLFAIYLVHANDLLTLTQTGAWAIELQMFYLGTAIVIMFMGAGRISWDKE